A single genomic interval of Pirellulales bacterium harbors:
- a CDS encoding transposase produces the protein MGRPRRADAGGFVYHVLNRANARLPIFETPSDYQAFEKVLAQAVERAGTRLLAYCLMPNHWHLLVWPRKDG, from the coding sequence ATGGGAAGGCCGCGGCGAGCCGACGCTGGAGGTTTTGTCTACCATGTGCTCAACCGCGCGAATGCGCGATTGCCGATTTTCGAGACGCCCAGCGACTATCAGGCCTTTGAAAAGGTGCTCGCGCAAGCCGTCGAGCGCGCCGGCACGCGGCTGCTCGCCTACTGCTTGATGCCCAACCATTGGCACTTGCTGGTCTGGCCGCGGAAGGATGG